AGCACGTCGGCGTGATTGCCGGCATGGAAACTGTGGCGGTAACTTAGCATGCTTGCTTTCCGGTGAAGTTTTCATAAATAACGTCGATTAACCGACAGTATAACCGTCTGCGGCGGAAAATATCCCCTCAATACCGAAACAACGCCTCACCCTGCGAGCCGCCCCGCAAACCAGCCATTTTTATCGCCTTAAATCAGTAAATTGCGCAATATAGATGTTTTTTATTCGATTGAAAGCTACCGATATTCAGGTACATAAAGTACGATCGCAGGCTAACCATGATGGAATGAGACGTTATTCTGATGGAACCTGAATATCAGCGCTGGCTGATGGCGCTTTCCGCCCCGATGGTCGCACTCAATATCAAGTACGGCGCCCGCTTCTGCGATCCGACCTTTTATGAGCCCGGTGAAACTATCAGTCTGAGCAACAGTTGGGGTATTACCTCCCGCGAGGGGCTGATCTCAATGATTAACAATATGACAGACGGCGGCCACGCCGAGCGTCTGGCGTATGACTATCACCTTTGGCACCACCTGACGGCATCCGAATGGCAGCAACATTGTGCCAATCAATCGGAAGAAGCACAGGGTAAGCTCGCACTAGTAGCCGAAACGGCAGCATTATGCGGTGAAGGCGGGATACGCGCCTGGGATCTGGGGCGCATGAGTTTCCTGAGCCGCGTCGGCTTACTCAACGGCTGGATTAGCGAGAAAGAGAACCTGTGGATTCACACTCGGCTGGCCGACAGAGCGCGTTACTATTATCGCAGTTGGGAAAATTATTACGCCGCGTTCCTGATCGGCCGCACCTACTGGCTCGGCTCGGATGAGGAAGATCCAGAATGCCAGCGCTACATTTTCAGCAACTGTAGCCAGATTCCTGACTACATTGACCAGATCGGCACGCTCTATACCCATCCAGACTGCCCAATTCATGACCTCGACTGGGATGTTGATCCGATAGAAATGGATAAGCCCGAGTCCTTACCAGAAGCGGAAATATAATGGACACACTGTGCTGGCAGCGACTAGGCATTGAACCGACTCAGGATCTGGATGTTATCCGCCAAGCTTATCGTCAAAAAGTGCCGCAGTTTCACCCGGAAATCGATCCCGAGGGCTTTAAACAACTGCGCGAGGCGTACGATACCGCCTGTAAGCTGGCGAAAAATCCCGTACTGTTGGATGAAGAAGAGCAGACCCCTGCCGAATCACAAAATGCCTCCTCGGCAACCGAGAGTGACTCCACCGAGCAGGCCGATCCCCAGATAGAAGTGCTGGTTAACACGTTTGAGTTGCTGTTAAACAATCCAGAAGAGCGCTTCGTTCCACTGTATTGGGAACGCTACATTCAGTTGTTGAATCAGCAGGCTTTTGAGGTGATCGATCGCATTCGCTGGCTGCTGCTTCAGCGACTGATGCGCGAGTCTTGCATCTCAATCCTCTGTGTTCGCGTGCTGGCCGAACGCCTGCGCTGGCAGCAGCGGCAAGGGGAGCTGTCCGGCGACGGGGTGGAAGATGTCCGCCACTTCCTCGACTCGCTCGGCTATGAGGATCTGTTTGATTTTTCCCTGCTATCGCACCTAAACCTGCCCGCACAGTTGGAAACCATCTTCTATTTTCAACAGGCGAATGGGACGTACTGGAATCGACCCGCATTGATGTTGAGTACGTTGCTGCGCACCCCGACCGCGATTTATTGGCCTGACAGCCCAGTGCTGATGCAAAAGCTCGCGCGCTGGCACAGCCACGCCGGTGTGCCCAACGCCATTCTGCGCGATTACTGTCTGCAACAGTTGGATGCGACCCCGAACGACGCGGAATGGCTCGAACTCAGCGCCAGCCTCTGTTCGCTTACCAGAGAGAACGAGCAGGCCTTCACGCTGTGGCTGACGCTTTATCAACAAACCCATCATGCGCAGGCGGAACAATGGCTTATCGACTGGTGTAAACAGCACCAGCCGAATGCCCTTCCCTTACTGATTCAGTCGTTCAACGCGACGCCAGCGCCAGATCTGACAGGGTTAGCGCTGGACGATCCACGCCAGCAGTTCTTCATTTCGCAGCACAACACGCAAATGATGATTCGCTGGGGAGAAGCGCTGAAACTGCCGCTGTCGCCCATGGCAGCAATCTACGCTCGTTGGAAGCTGGGAAAACAGGAGCTGAAGGACATCTATCAGCACCTGTTGCTACACAGCGGGGACGCAATACAGGATCGCCTGTATTGGCATGCCAGCATGTTAACCGTGGGGAATGAGCGCCTGTTGCAGGATATTCTGGCGCAGCCGTTGCCCGAGGAACCGCTGTATGCGTTGATCTTACAGGGATTGCAGTTTCAGGCGGCACAGCGCTTATCCTGGCTAGACACCTCCGGTGCGATTCACGCCTTCACGGAATGGCTGTATTCGCCGTCAGAAGATGCGTTGCCCAACGTGTTCACTAACCAGAAATCGTCCGCCTGGCTACAAGCGAAAACCTGGCTGCGACAATGGCGTCCGCTGTCGCTAAATCAGCTTAATAAGCTGTATAGCAGCGGCATACACACGGAAGAAATCGATCCGATCAATGATTGTCTGGTCGAGCTGTCTGCACGCTACCAGTGCGATGTGTCTCTGGTGCCGCAAGGAGTGGAGAAACCGCAGGATCTCAGCGCTAAAGCGGAACTGAGACAGGCTATTCTGATCGCATTAATGATGACCGATCCAGAATCTTGCCTAGGTTTACCGCGTCAGTCAGTGCTGCCCGAGCTGGCCTTAACCCACCCTGCGCATTCACTCTCTCGGCTTTTTCGCAAGGCAGAATGCCGTGATGGCGATGCGATTACGCCGTTGAAAAAACAGCTCGATCTCACCGATCCTTTGCACTATCACTGCTGGATGAACTTCCCCGTCGCTATCGAGGAATATCTCAGTAGTGGGGAGATTTACAGCGAGTCCGCGGCCAGCCATTTTTATCTTACCGATAAGCACTGGCAGGCGGAGCTGGCGAAATCCCCCATCATCTACCAGATCTTTTTTCACGCGTTTTATGCCCTTATGGGAGAGGAAGGACAGGCCGAGAAACACCTTGAGCAGCTTGCAACTATTCCCGTAGAAACGGAGCAGGAAGAGGCGATCCGTACCGCCTTTACCGAAGGGTCGGACGAACTGGAGAAACAGCTAAAACAGCTCTCCGACGACAAACGGGTCACGCTCATCGGCAAGCTGATTCAGAGCAGTGCGAAGGATGACACGTCCTTATTCGATAACAGCGATCAGGAATTTCTAACCGAGCATCTGTCCTATCCGCACGAAGACGTTACGCTGAGATTGGTGTCGAAAGTGCTGTTGCAATGTGCCGATCGGCGCGAACGTCAGTTCCAGGCATCACAGGCTAAAAAGAGCTATTGGTGGCAACTTTGGCGCACGAACGCTCGCATCGGCCGTCTCGGTTTTCTGATGCAGGCCGGGTTGGGAAGCTATTTTCTCTATCGCGCAAGTGACTGGATCGGGTCGCCACCGGCATCTATTGAAGGGCTACTGATGGTGATCATCGTGCTCAATCTGCTGAGTGCAACGCGTCGACGCTATAACGATATCGGTTCCAGTACGCCGTGGGTGATGAGTTTCCTCACCCTACTCATACCGCTATTTCTGCTGCTCCCCTTGCTGACGCCGAGCCTTAACCGCTGGAACCAATTCGGGCCGCCGCCGACCGGCAAGAAAACCGAAACGGACACCATGCCTACCTGACGGCAGCGAATCGGGCGGCACTGCAATTGCACGCCGCCCAAACATCACCGAGATGCCTCATCCAGATACCGCTCAATACGCTGCCGCGCTTCGTCAATTGCCGGTGCATCTTGCCCTGCCAGCGCCTGTTCAAAATCCCGTAGCCAGAAACCGATCTGCTCCCGTTCTTCCAAACGCGTCTGCGCCCAGGCTTTTTCCAGCCGCGCCAGCAGGTTGCGGTTCATCAGATTGTCTCTGGGGTGAATTTTCAGCGCTTGCAGTTTCTGATGGCTTTTCTGCTGTTGATCGGCGCTCAGTCCCGTCGGGCTGCGATCGATCACTTTCGTAAAATTATCGCCGCTGTCCGGTAGGTTGACATCCACTTCCAGCAGCCCGTTGATGTCATAGCTGAAACGCACCTCAATGGATTGCTTATACGATTTCGCTTTTATCGGCATGGTGAATTCATCGATAAATACGTTGTTATCAACGTAAGGGCTTTCCCCCTGATAGATCGCGATGCAGATGTTATCCTGCCCAGGTGAACCCGTGGAAAACGTCTCGACCCGCGAGGTCGGCACCACCGTATTGCGCTCCAATATCGGGGAAAACAGGCCGTTTTGCTTATCGTTGGCGGTCTTAATCCCGAGGGTGTACGGGCAAACGTCCGTCAGAATCACTTCTTCGATATCCTGCTCACGTAACCGACAGGCGGCCTGCACCGCCGCACCCTTGGCAACAACGGTATCCGCATCCAGATGCTGATACGGTAATTTGCCAAACAGCCTGACCACCAACTTCTGGATAATCGACATCTTTGATGCTCCGCCGACCAGTACCACGTGGTCTAACTGTTCCGGTTTCAGGCGAGCATCGTGCAGCGCTTGTTCTATCGGCGCGCGAATGCGGTTCATCAACGGCAGCCAGGCCGCTTCGATTTCTTCATTATCCAGCACGATGCGCCAGTCTTCTTCGCGCCAGTGCCATACCAGTTCATTCGATTGAGAAGGAAAACCGGGCTGACATTTCAGCGTTTCGGCATGGCTGTAGAGGCGCGCCAGATCCGTCGCGGGAATCGCTGTATCCTCAAGCTTCCACGCTTTCAGACAAGTTTTCACCATCGCCTGCGTGAAATCCTCTCCCCCCAGATAGTTGTCGCCTGCCGAGCTATGCACTTCGATCAGCGGAAACGCATATTCCAACACGCTGACGTCAAAAGTGCCGCCGCCTAAATCAAAGACCAGCGTACGCCCCAGCTCCTGTGTGTGTAAGCCGTAGGCCATCGAGGCTGCGGTGGGTTCATTGATTAAGCGAACCGCATTCAACTCAGCCAGTTCCGCTGCAAAACGCGTCTGCTTACGCTGTTCATCGCTGAAATAGGCTGGCACGGAGATCACCACGTCCTTGATGGAGTGCCCAAGGTAACTTTCCGCATCGGCTTTGAGTGATTTCAACACCATGGCCGACAGTTCAGCGGGAGAGAACGTTTTATCCCCGAGCCTGAAGGTTTTCTTGCTCCCCATGTAGCGCTTAAACAGCGACGCCGACACCTGCGGATGCGTCGTCAAACGAGATATCGCGGGTTTACCAACCAGAATACTGCCGTCTTCATCAATACTGATGGCGGAGGGAGTGAAGTTGTCATTCAGCGCATTCGGTATCAGGCGTGCCTCGCCATTTTGCCAAACGCTAATCAGGCTGTTCGTCGTGCCCAGATCGATACCAATCGCCAGAGAAGCGTCTTGCGGGTGCGTCATGCTGTTATTCCTTATTAACCATTCCGTACTATCTATTCTCCGAGTGCCCATCAGGCGCAGATCAATAGCCCGTTCGGCGAGCAGGGCAATAGTATATACATCTTGCTCAGGAAAAGACCGCGCACGACGGATTCAGGAATATTTTTCAACAGATCTGGTGAGTGATAAACAAGCGTTATATTATTTACTATATAGCGATCATTTACGGAGCATTATCATGGGAAACCATTTTGAGCGGGGCGTCCTCGCGGGGTTGAGATCCGCCAATCCAAAATCTACCAACGACATTAATCCCTACTGCTACGACTATCGGCGCGGCTATATCTGTGGCTATGCTCACAATCTGGCGGAAACCAAAGGCGACCGCCAGCAGGCGGCCTTCGAGGCAGGATTGTTGTCACGCCGCTACGGGCTGGAGCGGGAGCGAGTCGCGGAGTTCTTTACCGAACAAGGCAACCCTTACGCGATTCGGTTTTTTTATGCGGGCTATGACGCGCAAACGCCGCGTTAGTGGATACCCGCTAGCGGCGCACTTCCCGTAAATCGAAGCTAATGGGGATCGTGATGGTGAGCTGCGCGTTATCCCCAATCACCTCTGCTGGTGGAGCCGGAAGCGGCTGCGCACGCTGCGGCAAAGCGACAGACTCCTTATCCAGCGGCACCTCACCACTGCTGCTGGCTAACGAGACGGCCAACACATTTCCGGTTCGATCCAACGTCACGCGAATCTGGGCGACACCCTGCAATCGCTGCCGCACCGCCTGCGCCGGATAACGTTTATAGCGGCTCAGGTGCGCCAGCAGTTGGCTGCTCCAGTCCGCAACCCCTTTGCGCATCTGCGCGGCATCGCTGTTATATGGCGCAGCGACTTGCTGGCTGCTGCCCGGCAGCGGCGCGCTGGTGACGGGGGCGGGCGGTTTTTCCGATGGCGCCACTTCTTCCTGTGGCGTCGTCTCCTGCACCGGTTTTTCCATTTTTTTCTGCACTTTTTTCTGCGGCTGCGGCTTTTCCTTTTGCGCTGCCGCCATCACTGGATTCGGCGCGGGCGCAAGCAACGGCACGTCCTGCGTCATTTCTTCCGGTTGAGCCGCCGCTTCTTGCGGTGTGGACAGCGTCTGCTGCGGGCCAACAGGCGCATCCTGAGGACTAGGCGTCGATTGCACGCTATCCGCCACCATTAACATCATGGCGGGCGGCGGCGCTTCAATGGAGGAATCAAGCGCATGGTAGCTAACCCAGACAATCAGCCCTGCGTGTAGCGCCAATGCCAGCAGCCAGCCGCTCCCCCAACGAACCGTCGTTGCGGGCTGAACCGTATTGTATTTCAGCGTCTGTGCAGCCATTAGCCTACCGCCCCTCGCCATGGAGACAGGGGCATAATTCCCAATGAATGGGGTTCCGAGGAGATCATCATGCGTTCTTCATCACATCGTTAGGTATAAAACAATCAACCGAGATAATAGTAGGTCGTTCAGCTACGGGGATCGGGCAGAAAAAAAGTGAAAACAGCATAAAAAGTAATGTTATTGAATTTTGACAGGATATTTTATCGCGCAGCAATCTGAACCCAGTAGCGAGAGAAATAACGTACCTGTACAGGAAGCGCTTCCACCAGCGCGGCTAAAATATTGTCGGTATCCGACAGCGGGAAGACGCCAGAAAACCGCAGGCTCTCAACCTCTGGCTGACAGCGAATCACGCCGCTGCGATAGCGGCTTAGTTCATCAACAAAATCCACCAGACGCTGATTATCCGCCAGCAGTTGTCCTTTCACCCAGGCAGGCTCAGCCTTCGCCGTCGCTATCTGCCCGCAGCGCTGCGTGGTGAACGTCACCATCTGCCCGCTTTTTATCACTTGTCCATTCAGCCCGTTCTGCCGCGGATGAAGCCTTACCGCACCGTCATACACCGCCACTCGCGTGTGTTCATCCTGCACTCGCAGGCTGAAGCGCGTACCCAGCGCCTGTACTTTTCCCTGCGCCGTCGTCACAACGAAAGGACGCGGATACAACGCGGTCTTCTCCGCCTGACCGGTTTCGATCATAACTTCACCACGAATCAGTGTGATCTGGCGTAGATCGTCACCGTAGGCCACATTCAGCGCCGTCTGCGTATTCAGCAGCAGCGTTGTGCCATCATCCAATACCGCATGGCGCTGTTCGCCCACCTGCGTCTGGTAATCCGCCGTCAACGACTGCCACAGGTCGGTGCGCGATCCGGCCACGCCAGCGCCCCCGGTCAGGCAGAGTATCGCCAGCGCTTTGAGTACGCTGCGGCGCTGCATACCGTTAAGCGTCGACAGGCTTTGGTGTGCTGCCCGCGCGTTAAGCTGACCCAGATTGGCACACACGGATTCAATATGCTGCCACGCCTGTTCGTTATCCGGCGAGGCTTCCCGCCAACGCTGCCACTCGCGACGATCCTGTTCCGTAACACTGTCCGACATCAGTTGCGTCAACCACGCCACCGCTTCACGCGCGCAGTCTGGCTGAATCGGCTGACCCTGCCCGTCACGATAAAAAGTGCGATCGTTCATAGCGGTAGTGCAAAGAAACACTGGAGGTTGGCGCGTTGCAGATACTGTTTCACCGAACTGCTGGAAACATGCAAGCGTTCGGCGATATCGCTGTAGCGCATGCCGTGGAGGTGCGCCAGCAGAAACGCTTCTCTGACCGGTGCTGGCAGGCCATCCAATGCGGCATCAAGCTGTTCAAGAATTTCGAGGGTAAGCAGACGCGTTTCTGGAGATGGCATACAGGCATCCGGCTGCGTGCTCAAGACATCCAGATAGGCATCTTCAATCTTTTTACGACGATAATGATTGGCGACCAAACGGCGGGCCACCGTAGCCAGAAACGGGCGCGGCTGGCGAATCGTGAGCAATTCCGGGTTCATCAACACGCTAAGGAACGTATCTTGTGCCAAGTCTTCCGCATGCTGGGCGCAGTCCAGTTTATGGCGCAGCCAGTTACACAGCCAGCGGTGGTGATCGAAATAGAGCTGTTGGGCAAAGTCATTAACGCTGGCCGTCGCTTTCCTCACCATCGAACTTTACCCCAGAGCGCCATTTAAAAAATAAGAATGATAATCGTTCTTATTTATGTTTTTTCCCTCTGACTGTCAAGTTCCTAAACGAAAATTATTCAAATTTGCTGAATTTGCA
The window above is part of the Pectobacterium araliae genome. Proteins encoded here:
- a CDS encoding energy transducer TonB family protein, with protein sequence MAAQTLKYNTVQPATTVRWGSGWLLALALHAGLIVWVSYHALDSSIEAPPPAMMLMVADSVQSTPSPQDAPVGPQQTLSTPQEAAAQPEEMTQDVPLLAPAPNPVMAAAQKEKPQPQKKVQKKMEKPVQETTPQEEVAPSEKPPAPVTSAPLPGSSQQVAAPYNSDAAQMRKGVADWSSQLLAHLSRYKRYPAQAVRQRLQGVAQIRVTLDRTGNVLAVSLASSSGEVPLDKESVALPQRAQPLPAPPAEVIGDNAQLTITIPISFDLREVRR
- a CDS encoding DUF1266 domain-containing protein, which translates into the protein MEPEYQRWLMALSAPMVALNIKYGARFCDPTFYEPGETISLSNSWGITSREGLISMINNMTDGGHAERLAYDYHLWHHLTASEWQQHCANQSEEAQGKLALVAETAALCGEGGIRAWDLGRMSFLSRVGLLNGWISEKENLWIHTRLADRARYYYRSWENYYAAFLIGRTYWLGSDEEDPECQRYIFSNCSQIPDYIDQIGTLYTHPDCPIHDLDWDVDPIEMDKPESLPEAEI
- a CDS encoding J domain-containing protein, translated to MDTLCWQRLGIEPTQDLDVIRQAYRQKVPQFHPEIDPEGFKQLREAYDTACKLAKNPVLLDEEEQTPAESQNASSATESDSTEQADPQIEVLVNTFELLLNNPEERFVPLYWERYIQLLNQQAFEVIDRIRWLLLQRLMRESCISILCVRVLAERLRWQQRQGELSGDGVEDVRHFLDSLGYEDLFDFSLLSHLNLPAQLETIFYFQQANGTYWNRPALMLSTLLRTPTAIYWPDSPVLMQKLARWHSHAGVPNAILRDYCLQQLDATPNDAEWLELSASLCSLTRENEQAFTLWLTLYQQTHHAQAEQWLIDWCKQHQPNALPLLIQSFNATPAPDLTGLALDDPRQQFFISQHNTQMMIRWGEALKLPLSPMAAIYARWKLGKQELKDIYQHLLLHSGDAIQDRLYWHASMLTVGNERLLQDILAQPLPEEPLYALILQGLQFQAAQRLSWLDTSGAIHAFTEWLYSPSEDALPNVFTNQKSSAWLQAKTWLRQWRPLSLNQLNKLYSSGIHTEEIDPINDCLVELSARYQCDVSLVPQGVEKPQDLSAKAELRQAILIALMMTDPESCLGLPRQSVLPELALTHPAHSLSRLFRKAECRDGDAITPLKKQLDLTDPLHYHCWMNFPVAIEEYLSSGEIYSESAASHFYLTDKHWQAELAKSPIIYQIFFHAFYALMGEEGQAEKHLEQLATIPVETEQEEAIRTAFTEGSDELEKQLKQLSDDKRVTLIGKLIQSSAKDDTSLFDNSDQEFLTEHLSYPHEDVTLRLVSKVLLQCADRRERQFQASQAKKSYWWQLWRTNARIGRLGFLMQAGLGSYFLYRASDWIGSPPASIEGLLMVIIVLNLLSATRRRYNDIGSSTPWVMSFLTLLIPLFLLLPLLTPSLNRWNQFGPPPTGKKTETDTMPT
- a CDS encoding FecR domain-containing protein; the encoded protein is MNDRTFYRDGQGQPIQPDCAREAVAWLTQLMSDSVTEQDRREWQRWREASPDNEQAWQHIESVCANLGQLNARAAHQSLSTLNGMQRRSVLKALAILCLTGGAGVAGSRTDLWQSLTADYQTQVGEQRHAVLDDGTTLLLNTQTALNVAYGDDLRQITLIRGEVMIETGQAEKTALYPRPFVVTTAQGKVQALGTRFSLRVQDEHTRVAVYDGAVRLHPRQNGLNGQVIKSGQMVTFTTQRCGQIATAKAEPAWVKGQLLADNQRLVDFVDELSRYRSGVIRCQPEVESLRFSGVFPLSDTDNILAALVEALPVQVRYFSRYWVQIAAR
- a CDS encoding DUF2623 domain-containing protein; translation: MGNHFERGVLAGLRSANPKSTNDINPYCYDYRRGYICGYAHNLAETKGDRQQAAFEAGLLSRRYGLERERVAEFFTEQGNPYAIRFFYAGYDAQTPR
- a CDS encoding sigma-70 family RNA polymerase sigma factor; the encoded protein is MVRKATASVNDFAQQLYFDHHRWLCNWLRHKLDCAQHAEDLAQDTFLSVLMNPELLTIRQPRPFLATVARRLVANHYRRKKIEDAYLDVLSTQPDACMPSPETRLLTLEILEQLDAALDGLPAPVREAFLLAHLHGMRYSDIAERLHVSSSSVKQYLQRANLQCFFALPL
- a CDS encoding molecular chaperone HscC, yielding MTHPQDASLAIGIDLGTTNSLISVWQNGEARLIPNALNDNFTPSAISIDEDGSILVGKPAISRLTTHPQVSASLFKRYMGSKKTFRLGDKTFSPAELSAMVLKSLKADAESYLGHSIKDVVISVPAYFSDEQRKQTRFAAELAELNAVRLINEPTAASMAYGLHTQELGRTLVFDLGGGTFDVSVLEYAFPLIEVHSSAGDNYLGGEDFTQAMVKTCLKAWKLEDTAIPATDLARLYSHAETLKCQPGFPSQSNELVWHWREEDWRIVLDNEEIEAAWLPLMNRIRAPIEQALHDARLKPEQLDHVVLVGGASKMSIIQKLVVRLFGKLPYQHLDADTVVAKGAAVQAACRLREQDIEEVILTDVCPYTLGIKTANDKQNGLFSPILERNTVVPTSRVETFSTGSPGQDNICIAIYQGESPYVDNNVFIDEFTMPIKAKSYKQSIEVRFSYDINGLLEVDVNLPDSGDNFTKVIDRSPTGLSADQQQKSHQKLQALKIHPRDNLMNRNLLARLEKAWAQTRLEEREQIGFWLRDFEQALAGQDAPAIDEARQRIERYLDEASR